DNA from Homo sapiens chromosome 1, GRCh38.p14 Primary Assembly:
CACATCTACTGTGTAAGGTCACAGCCACCCTGCAGCCCAAGATAAACAGGACATTCCTTTGTATTCATTCACCCTGGTCCAAGTCCCcatatggactgaatgtttgtgtcttcccaaaattcatatgctgaagctctaccccccagtgtgatggtattaggaggtggggccttcagGGATCATTAAGTCATGGGATGGAGCCctcctgaatgggattagtgcccttataagaagagataagAACgagatgatctctctctctctcctccatgtgaggatacaaagAGAAAATGGCCCTCACCAAGAActtgaccatgctggcacctggaTCTCGGACTTCTGTGCTCCCCAGCTGTGAGAaatgaatgtttgttgtttaaactACTCAGTcttacagcagcccaaactgacaAATCTCTCCCCGGGATGACTGCTTCCATCTTCTCGCTTCCTGCCCCTGACTCTGGGAAGTGGACTCTGAGGAAGGGCTAAGTGGGTACATTGGGGAGTGACTCCTATAAGTGTAAAAGGGGAGGAAGCAGGATTGAGCAACAAGATGTGTCCCAGGGAGCTCAGAAGCAGAGACTGTCCATGCGGGCAGCTCTGCACCGGACAGCAATGGCGAGGCCTTGACCACCCCCTGGTTCAGTCATGGCCTGAGGCCACCCCAAGAAGAACATGGCCACTTAGACAGCAGAAGCACACCTGGAAGTGCTGATAGGTGAAGGCAGTCAGCTGGCCAGTCTCCACACCGCTACACAGCAAGTCCTACATTGAAGGGGGATGTCTGTCTGTCACCCACCCCTGTAGTCTATTCCCAGCACAGCAGCTGGGGTGATCCTGTCAAAACCTAAGTCAGGCCATGTCACTCCTCTGTCCCAAACCTCCAAAGACATCTTACACAGGCCTTCAAGGGCCCGCAAGATCTGCCCCATCCGCATCTCGCCTGTTGCCTTTCTAAACTCACTTCGCTTTCCTCACCTGCTGCAACCACACTGATCTCCTGCTGTCCCCCAAGCCAGGAAACACCAGGCACACTCcttccccagggcctttgcatccTAGGTTCCCTCTGTCTGAAATGCTGTGCCCCCAGATAGCCACGGGGCTTCCTCCCTGCCTTCAGGGCTTGCATCAAATGTCAGCTGCTTAGTGAGGCGTTCTCTCCTCTCCTACTAGAAATTGAGGCCGGCCACAGTgactcacgcttataatcccagcactttgggaggccgaggcgggtggatcatgaggtcaagagatcgagaccatcctggccaacacagtgaaaccccgtctctactaaaaatacaaaaattagctgggcgtggtggcatgcgcctgtagtcccagctacttgagaggctgaggcaggagaatcgcttgaacctgggaggtggaggttgcagtgagttaagatcgcaccactgcactccagcctgggcaacagagcaagactccatctcaaaaaaaaaaaaaaacaaaagaaactgaaaCTTGCCACCCCTGCACTCTCACTCCTCCCTACTTCATTTCCCCCAGAGCATTCATCACCGTCTAACATGTTCTACATTTTGCTAGAATGTAAAACCTCCGAGGacagggatttttttgttgttgttccctgGTTATCTCCACTGTCTAGGATGGCATCACAGCACATAGGAGGTGCTTAGTAACTATtgcttttaatagcaaaaaccacaattacttttgcaccaaactaaatacttgttaaattaaCAAATTTATATACAGATCTGGTGCCCTGCTAGGTGGTGGAGATATAAAGACCCAGCTGCCTGCCCTCAAAGGGCTCACAGTCTAATGGAGGAGGGGAATAAAGATAAGTAGACCATGCaccaaggaatggggaaaggggaGTGGTttactagagacagagtttcagttttgcaagatggcaaagttctggagatctgttgcaAAACAACGTGAATATACtcaacactactgaactgtacacttaaaatccTTAAGATGATACATTTTATGGTAGCTGCtttttaacataattaaaaatttttaaataacaaaaacaaagcacCATGGGTAGTAGCTGAGCTGCTGAAAGCACAAAGGTACACCTAGCACAGAGGGAGCCAGCAAGGGGACTTCTGGGAGAAGGCAACAACTGAGAAAAGTCCTGATTCACAGCGTTCAGCACGTGAGGGTGCTCcatgcagagggaacagcagggaCAAAGGCAAGAGCGCACAGAGAACCCCATCAGTGAGACCTGGTTGGGTCACAGCGAGAAGGGTGAGGGGTAAGGCTGGAGAAGTGGCCAGGGACTGGAGGTTGGGGAGCCTAGGGCTTACCCAGAAGGTGATAGGGAGCCATAGATGACTTTTCAGCAGGGCGATGTTGGTCAGATTTCTAGGGAAGTgtggaggctgagttggaagggTGGGGCTAGAGGTCAAGAGACCAGCTGGGAGGCCACTGAGGTGGCAGCAGCCTGAACAGGACCAGGGCAAAGGGAATGCAGGGAAGCATGTGGTTCCAGGGACATTTCCAGGTGGAATGACCAGGTTGTGGTAACTGTTGTCTTAGTTGATCCCAGCTTCTTCATCCTCTGGGGAGGAGGCCGAGTTATTCAAACCTCCAAAGCCCTTGAGGAAGGAGTCAGAGCAGGGTGAGGGCAGCCTTGACGTCACTCCCCAGCCCTCCACTggctcttccctctttcccagTATACTGAATCAGAAAGGCTTTGGGAGAGCTGGGCCCAGCCCCAAGAGAGGAAAACTCGGTAgtgagcagaggctgcagtgggggcGTGGTGAGAACCAGCCTCCAGGGGCCTCGGTTCTCATGCCCTCAAGGGTCAGAATTAAGTGGGGCAGTTGTTAGCTTCAGAAATCCAGGAGACTCAGTTCAGCCTGGCCCTGAGGGAGAGGCCTAGAGGGGAAGCCAGCCCAGCCGGATCCCTCAGGGCAGCTAGCCCTGAAGTTCTCAGGTCTGCgtgtccccaaagatgtcctcCTGCTGGTCCTGAAGACAGAACCCTCAGGGACCCGGCCCTGGGGCCCAGGGAATCCAAGGACTAAATCTTGCTGTGGAGGAACAGGGACTTCTGTGCCACCAGCCCCAGGCCTCAACAGCCCCCTGCCACCTTCCCTTTCCTCAGCTGCGCCAGCCCCTACCACCCTCTAAGAACAACCCACAGACCCTTTTTGTTACAGTATCACAATGTTTTTAGCCACCACTCACTTGAAAAACTTTATGTACCACTATTACACTATGTGCTTTGATCACACTGTATGCCATCAACCCCACAAAGTAGATACTATCACTATTCTCATTCTGTagaggaagaaattgaggcacagggatttgagtaacttgcctaagggTACAGGAGTCAACAGCAAAGtctcagctcctgggctcagccacCAACAACGTCTCAGCACTCCGAGGGCAGTGGCCACAGTCTCAGAACCCCACAGCTCCAGGCCCTCGAGCCACACTCATGCCGCCCCTCTACCTAGAATGCTCTTCCCTTCCACTTGGCTAATGGAGGGGGAAAAGCATTTCCTCTCCTCCAGGAAATGTTCCTAACCAAGTCCCCTGGGAATCACCCAGTACCTCTCAGGAGAACTTtccacatttattatcttaccgTTATCCAAGGGCTGATATGCTCAATCCCTGCACCAGCCAGTGAGGGAGGAGGCCAGAGACCAAGTTTGGCTGGTTCCTCAGGGTATCCCCAGGTCCCCAAGCAGCGTCTGCAGCACAGCAGATGCTCACTGATGCTCATCCACCTGTGATGCCTGAATGCATGAAGGCAGGCTCCGCATAGCCCTTTCATTCCTATGGATGTCCCCCACACCACCCAGCCACCATTTAGAGGCATAAGAACGGGGTCCAAGCTAAAGGTCAGGTggttcccccacccccagtctcAAGGAGTCCATGGGAATTGCTTAATGGCCTCTGATTGTGTAGCCTGCCCAGACATGGGGATGTTTGAGAATTCTGGAAGAACGTGGGCTGGGCGTGGATAGAGACGCCTGCTCCACCATGTATGCTGGAGGTGTGGATTACAACCCCTGTCCCCCATTGGAGCTTCCCGCGCCGTAATTAGCCTTGATCGCCTCATCCTGGCACACTAGGGCCAGCCACCTAGCAAATGAGTGGTCCCCACACTCCATCCCCATCCGCCCACCCCTCACAGCCCCGCAGGCCAGTTGCCCAGATCCACAGCCCTTACTGCAACCCCTTCAAATCCAGCCACCCTGAGAGATCCTGGCCTGGGAGAACTCTCCTTCCCTGGCCAAAGAAACGACAGGAGAGTTTACTGTCTGGAATACCTGGTGGAGAGAGAACAGAGGAGAGGAAGGGTAGGTCAGCCCCTCTTGCCCCTCCCCACCGCAAATCACACAGGCCCACCTCCCCGGAGTGGGTTTAGGGAGTCTGCACCTCCCAGTCCCCGCCCCCGCCCTCTCTCCAGCGCCCGCCGCCCTCCCCGTCGCGtttcctgcccccaccccgcccctctGCGCTATTTAAGGCGCCCCCGCCGCTCGTGCGGTCCAGCAGGGCTCCCGCGGGCGTCACTCCGGCCATCGTCCCCACCTCCACCTGGGCCGCCCGGCAGGCAGGCGGTGAGTCGGGGGCTAGGAAGGGACCAGGGGCGCCACCTGCTCGCGGGAGGCCGGGAGGAGTCTTGGGTCCTCCGATGCCGGGACGGGGGTTGCTGCGGAACGCCCGCCGCGACAGAGCCGCGCTCACCCAGGTGGCCTTGGCCAGGCTCCCACCCTCTTTCCATGGAATCCTTGTAACAACCCGAGGCGGGAGGAATACTATTGTTTCCACTCTATCGTGGAGGAGACTGAGGGGCCCAGAGGTTGTTCCTTATCCAAGGGGCCGCAGTTACTAAAaggcaagatttgaacccagggccgCTTCCAGAGCCTGGCTCTAAACAGCTTTGCACTTGGGAAGAGGCACCTCCCCCTTGGGAACTTTGTGGCCTGTGCCTCACCCTGCAATGACAATTCCTTTCAAGAGTCTAGAATTTGCCAGCATCAGCTTTGGAGGTGGaagggggtgggagtggaggtggaggaagaagaCAGGACCAAATGTCCCTCCTCAAGTGGCAGGTGGTCATTATTGCTGACCGGTGGAGCTAAAGGATGATGCTGCCTTCAGCTCCTAAAACCCCTTCCACTACCCAGCCCCTGCAGGCTCAAAGATTagagtgaagccagctgggtAAGATATGAGGCGGGGAGCAGGGACCTGAGGCTTTGAGCCCCCTAAGAAGCAGAAGATAACACCTCTACCATCATCACTAGCTCCCACTGTCTGGGGGTAGCCAGCCTTGGGCAAAAGGGAGGAAGGGCTTAGCCCAGCTGCACAACTTTGGATAAGTTCCTCAAATTCTGTTCCCATAGGCAAAGGAGCCTCAACTCCACCCAGATTTCCTTGGCCTGTGTCCATCCTGGGGCAGTGGCTCGGGGACAAGAGGGACATAGATGTCTGATTAGGCAGGGACCTTAGCCAAAGCAGAATGAGACCATACAAAGAGGTGGGCAGCCATCATCCAAAAATCTGGGTTGGGTCCTGCCTGCACTGCTGAGTGGGAGCCTCCAGGCCAGTCCTTCCCCTTCCTGAGCCTGGGTTTCTTTGTAGGTAGAACGGGCGTGGCAGACCTCCCTGCAGGCTTGTTGCTGGGCGAACGAGAAGGATGCCATGCTGACACACTGACGTGCTCTGTCTCCTTGCAGACGGAGGCCCGGGAGCCATGGGTGACTGGGGCTTCCTGGAGAAGTTGCTGGACCAGGTCCAGGAGCACTCGACCGTGGTGGGTAAGATCTGGCTGACGGTGCTCTTCATCTTCCGCATCCTCATCCTGGGCCTGGCCGGCGAGTCAGTGTGGGGTGACGAGCAATCAGATTTCGAGTGTAACACGGCCCAGCCAGGCTGCACCAACGTCTGCTATGACCAGGCCTTCCCCATCTCCCACATCCGCTACTGGGTGCTGCAGTTCCTCTTCGTCAGCACACCCACCCTGGTCTACCTGGGCCATGTCATTTACCTGTCTCGGCGAGAAGAGCGGCTGCGGCAGAAGGAGGGGGAGCTGCGGGCACTGCCGGCCAAGGACCCACAGGTGGAGCGGGCGCTGGCGGCCGTAGAGCGTCAGATGGCCAAGATCTCGGTGGCAGAAGATGGTCGCCTGCGCATCCGCGGAGCACTGATGGGCACCTATGTCGCCAGTGTGCTCTGCAAGAGTGTGCTAGAGGCAGGCTTCCTCTATGGCCAGTGGCGCCTGTACGGCTGGACCATGGAGCCCGTGTTTGTGTGCCAGCGAGCACCCTGCCCCTACCTCGTGGACTGCTTTGTCTCTCGCCCCACGGAGAAGaccatcttcatcatcttcatgttgGTGGTTGGACTCATCTCCCTGGTGCTTAACCTGCTGGAGTTGGTGCACCTGCTGTGTCGCTGCCTCAGCCGGGGGATGAGGGCACGGCAAGGCCAAGACGCACCCCCGACCCAGGGCACCTCCTCAGACCCTTACACGGACCAGGTCTTCTTCTACCTCCCCGTGGGCCAGGGGCCCTCAtccccaccatgccccacctacAATGGGCTCTCATCCAGTGAGCAGAACTGGGCCAACCTGACCACAGAGGAGAGGCTGGCGTCTTCCAGGCCCCCTCTCTTCCTGGACCCACCCCCTCAGAATGGCCAAAAACCCCCAAGTCGTCCCAGCAGCTCTGCTTCTAAGAAGCAGTATGTATAGAGGCCTGTGGCTTATGTCACCCAACAGAGGGGTCCTGAGAAGTCTGGCTGCCTGGGatgccccctgccccctcctgGAAGGCTCTGCAGAGATGACTGGGCTGGGGAAGCAGGTGCTTGCTGGCCATGGAGCCTCATTGCAAGTTGTTCTTGAACACCTGAGGCCTTCCTGGTGCCCACCAGGCACTACGGCTTCCTCTCCAGAATGTGGCTTTGCCTGAGCACAGACAGAGTCAGCATGGAATGCTCTTGGCCAAGGGTACTGGGGGCCCTCTGGCCTTTTGCAGCTGATCCAGAGGAACCCAGAGCCAACTTACCCCAACCTCACCCTATGGAACAGTCACCTGTGCGCAGGTTGTCCTCAAACCCTCTCCTCACAGGAAAAGGCGGATTGAGGCTGCTGGGTCAGCCTTGATCGCACAGACAGAGCTTGTGCCGGATTTGGCCCTGTCAAGGGGACTGGTGCCTTGTTTTCATCACTCCTTCCTAGTTCTACTGTTCAAGCTTCTGAAATAAACAGGACTTGATCACAAGTAGGTGTGTATTGATGCTATCATGAtgtgctgggggttgggggatagAGTTATTTTGCCCAGGCTTCCTTTACTTCTTGGTCCTGTATAATCTCTTTGGTCTCTATAACCCCCGATTCCAGCCAACACCTTGAACCCTCAAACTCATACCTTCTGCCTCCAACAGCCCTGATTTCTAAATGCTCTGCCTTTTGAAATGCCTCAGACACTATCTTCTTTTCATCCCCACTGCTCCAGCGCATTAATCAGTGGTCAAAGCATAAACGTCcttgccctccctcccccatgcccATCGTCGCCCTGGCCACACTGCCCCCTGCAAAGTGCTTCCTTACTGGATGGTTTGCTCTCCAAGCGTGCCTGCCAGCCAAGCCCTTCGCAGTCCAGTTCAGATGGGCCCTGCACTCATCCCACCTCATCCTCATCCTTGGTATTTGGGAAGGGAGGTTTAGGTCACTAGTCCTTCCTACCTTGGCCCTTTCTAGTCTGCCCACCAGGAGAAGCAACTGAAGGATTTGCTTCATATCTGCTCTCCATGCACCCAGACCTCAGTGAGGACAATGGCAATGTACAGAAGTGGAAGAGACTGAATCTTGCCAATGAGCCACAAAGGCTGCAGAAACAAAATGAACAATTGAACTGGGTCTTGACTAGGAGTTCactggggagggaaagagaacaCTGAGCATTCAAGCGGAGAAAACTGTTTGTGCAAAGTCAGAGGAGGGATTGACAGGCTGAGGGGGCATTTAGGTCCTGATGAGCCACCTAGATACAGGAGGCGTGGCTGAGGATGGGCCCACTGCTGGCAGAATTGACCTATGTGGAGGCGACCCAGGTAGGGGAGAGCACTAGGTAGTGACCCTCAGAGGCAAGCTGGTTGTCCTCCCTTCCCAGGGACATCTGGGGCTAGGGTTGAAGAAGGAAAGGGGGTCTCTCTGATGTGGCCACATGCTTCTCCTTGAGAGCCACAATGCCTTCACAGCAGGTTGGCAAGTTGGCCCCTCTCCCATCAGGATGGGTGTTGAAAACACCAGCTCTGTACCCCTCATCCAGAGCTCATTCGCTCACTCGCTGCTTACCCAGCGAGTCTGAATGCTCAGCCTAATAAATTACGACCCTCTTCCTTTTCCAGCTGTGGTTCCCATTGTTCCCTCTGAATCGCTGAAATCGATCAGGCCAGCTTCCTCATGGCTCCCAGATTCACCCAGTATGTTCCCACCCTGCCCCTGTGTCAGCATGCAGCGTCCCTGCCCCCCACACTTCGAAACTCCACAAATCCTTTAAATACTACTGGACCCTGGAAAAGGGCTTGGTGCGGAAGAGTGAGATGAGCTTATCACCAGAGGGCCCTGAATTTAAATGCTGTGGTCTGGAGTCAATCATTTcgcttctctgagtctcagttttctaacCTCTAAAATGCAAATAACATCACCTGCCTCACAACTGACTGGAAACCAAATAAGTGAAAGTATGtgactgtgcctggctcagtagTCATGCAGTAAAATTAAGCTCACACCTTTCAGCCAGACTAACATAggctcttcctccaggaagcgcTCTCTGACTTCTCCAGCTAGTCTCCGGCAATGACCTCTACCTCTCAGGGATCTGAACCACTGCTTGATTGAGTGAGGCTGGGCTCAATCCTGAAAGCCTCAAAAAGGAGGCTGTTCACATACTGGAAGTCCATGACCACTGGAAGTTGAGGTCCCTGTCTAAGAGATTCTCCTCCAGCCAGGGTGAGAGGCCAGAGGCTGCAGGTTAGAAGCCAGCGTTAGAGCCAGCATTACCTGAGGGGCTTCAGAGCCCTGGTTTGGTGTTTCTGTTATCCCCAACCTTTCCTACTTTGGAAAGGTAGGAGAagaaaggtttcagtgagcagaaaTGGCATCCTTCCCCTCCCTCAAAGCTCACCCACTCTGAGCTTGGTGTCAGAGCCGGGGTCAGGCTGGGGCTCAGGAACTTGGACCTTTGGCAAGACAAGTTGGGTCCTAGACTGGCGGCCACACAAACACAAGCACATATGGGCTGGGGGTTTAAGAGTGAGGACAGTGTCATGGGGCTGGGATCACACCATTTGGGTTGGGGGTATGGTGAAGACTTTATGGAGAGAAGAGTGGCTGTAAGCCCCATCCCACCTGTATTCCCTTGCCAAGGCTACTGTaccaaagtaccacagactgcacggcttaagcaacagaaactgattctcagttctgaaggccagaagtctgagatcgaGATATCCGAAGGGCTGGTTCCTtccgagggctgtgagggagactgttccaggcctctctcccagctctggtgttttgctggcaatctttggcactCCTTGGCTTTTAGACGcatcactcccatctctgccttcatcttcacctGGTGTTCTCCCTTtacctgtgtctctgtgtctaaatttcccctctttataaggacatcactcatattggattaggacccaccctaatgacTTTGAtctaacttgattacctctgaaAAGACCTTATTTCCACATAAGGTTACATTCTGAGGCATTAGGGGTTAAAACTTCAATATATCTGGCAGGAGGCACCATTCAACCCATACCACCACCCTCGTGGCCCCACCTCACCTCCAAGCACTGGTCAGGCACGGGGCTCTGGAGAATGCTAGGTTTGTTGGACGCAGGCATCTCCTTGGTGATGTCACTAGGATGAAACACGGCAGGTTCacacctttcttttcctttgtttccttcttcctctcaccAGCCTATCCCTTGCTGCCACCAACCAAAATCTAAGTTGACAGCTAGTGGCTCTCAGTTAGAGAAAGAGCCATCGTTTGGAGTTAGGAGACTTGGCTCCTACCTCACACCTCTCATACGCACTTGACTATGGCTCTTTCCCTTCTCtaggcctcaatttccccattgTGAAATGAAAGGGTTGGATGAGAAACACGTATGTGACAATTAGGTATGAGGAGCGTTGCGTGTGGTAACCTGTCACTGATCATTGATCTGAAACTCATGAGTGATGTGCTATTTCGCATGAATCAGAAAAAAGTCAAGGTTGTTTCTACAATAAGATTAATTCCAGTCGCTTAAATTCACATTGCCTTCCTAAGTAGGAAAGACAGGGATGGGGTTATGTGGAGTGCACTGGGAATTTTGCATAACCCAAGGTCATCTTATCTATGACGGATGGGAGCATGAGAACATCACGGGCTGCACATAAACAAGGCTGTCAAGCTGGGTGATGTCAAAACTTCTTCCCAGTC
Protein-coding regions in this window:
- the GJA4 gene encoding gap junction alpha-4 protein isoform X1, which gives rise to MGDWGFLEKLLDQVQEHSTVVGKIWLTVLFIFRILILGLAGESVWGDEQSDFECNTAQPGCTNVCYDQAFPISHIRYWVLQFLFVSTPTLVYLGHVIYLSRREERLRQKEGELRALPAKDPQVERALAAVERQMAKISVAEDGRLRIRGALMGTYVASVLCKSVLEAGFLYGQWRLYGWTMEPVFVCQRAPCPYLVDCFVSRPTEKTIFIIFMLVVGLISLVLNLLELVHLLCRCLSRGMRARQGQDAPPTQGTSSDPYTDQVFFYLPVGQGPSSPPCPTYNGLSSSEQNWANLTTEERLASSRPPLFLDPPPQNGQKPPSRPSSSASKKQYV